One stretch of Prunus persica cultivar Lovell chromosome G1, Prunus_persica_NCBIv2, whole genome shotgun sequence DNA includes these proteins:
- the LOC18793950 gene encoding putative HVA22-like protein g: MIGSFLTRGLVMVLGYAYPAYECYKTVEKNKPEIEQLRFWCQYWILVAVLTVCERIGDAFVSWVPMYSEAKLLFIIYLWFPKTKGTTYVYDSFFRPYLAKHENEIDRNLLELRTRAGDIAVVYWQRAASYGQTRIFDILQYVAAQSTPRPRPAQPQQGVRARQPPAARQPPPSPNQQPAAKTQLQPEEPPSPTSSTTSSKDQREIAEALAPSTKPKAAPQAAVSNTQKATAAASESASQSVPAEEVEPMQTEAVASSSSTEDTNPPQKETVMEESIRVTRARLRKARSAGR, translated from the exons ATGATAGGATCCTTTCTTACCAGAGGACTTGT GATGGTTCTTGGCTATGCTTATCCAGCTTACGAGTGCTACAAAACTGTTGAAAAGAACAAGCCAGAGATTGAACAACTTCGTTTTTGGTGCCAGTATTG GATTTTGGTGGCTGTTTTGACTGTATGTGAGAGAATTGGCGATGCTTTTGTTTCATG GGTTCCAATGTATAGTGAAGCTAAGTTGCTCTTCATTATATATCTGTGGTTTCCTAAAACAAAG GGAACGACCTATGTGTACGATTCCTTCTTTAGACCATATCTTGCAAAGCATGAGAATGAAATTGATAGGAACTTGCTGGAATTAAGAACCAGAGCGGGTGACATTGCAGTTGTGTATTGGCAAAGAGCTGCAAGCTATGGTCAGACGAgaatatttgatattttgcaGTATGTTGCTGCACAGTCGACACCAAGGCCTCGCCCTGCTCAG CCACAACAAGGTGTTAGGGCTCGTCAACCCCCTGCTGCTCGCCAACCCCCTCCATCTCCAAATCAACAACCGGCTGCTAAAACACAATTGCAACCTGAAGAACCGCCATCTCCCACTTCTAGTACTACTTCAAGTAAGGACCAAAGGGAGATAGCCGAAGCATTAGCTCCTTCAACAAAGCCTAAAGCCGCCCCCCAAGCAGCAGTTTCAAATACTCAAAAAGCGACAGCAGCTGCATCTGAATCCGCTAGCCAATCTGTCCCAGCTGAGGAGGTTGAACCAATGCAGACTGAAGCAGTGGCATCCTCTTCATCGACTGAAGATACAAACCCTCCCCAAAAAGAGACAGTCATGGAGGAAAGCATTCGGGTTACACGTGCAAGGTTGAGGAAAGCTCGTTCTGCAGGCCGCTGA